The genomic segment TCAGCTCAAACAGTAAAATTAGAACTAAGCGGTATTGATGGTTTTCCTAATGGATATAAATTCCAAGATATAACTGGTACTGAGCTAGCAACTAACGGCTTTAAAGCTATTGTTGATCGTCTAAATGGTGTATCTGATACAACAGGCGTTAGAGCAAAGGTTACAAATGCTATTACTTTCTCAGGCGTAATTGAAACTGGTACTATCAAAGGTCTAGAGATAAACGGCGCTAAAATCGGTGATCTAGAGCTAACAGCAGGTGATACAAATGCTGTTCTAGCAAACGCAATTAACGCTGTAAAAGCTCAAACTGGAGTAGAGGCTACTGTAACTGATGGTAAACTAACTCTAACTGCTCGTGATGGTAGAGCCATGAATATTAAAACATTCTCTAAAACTGCTTCTGTAATGGGAGCTATAACTGGCAAATTCAGTGCTGGTAAGTCTATCCTAGGTAGCCTTTCTCTTGTAAGAGAAGATGCTAGAGATATAGTTATCGGCATAAAAGGTCTATCAGGTGGAGATCAAGTTCTTGGTGCATATGCTCTGGCAACTAAAGGTATGTCAACAGGTGTCCTAAACTCTGTGGCTCAAACAGCTACTGTAACTCTAGCTGATTTAAATACTGGAATTTTAACTGGTAAAGCTGCGGCTGCTATGGGCTACTTCCATGCTGGTCAGTTTTCTAGCTCACAATACTCAAGTGGCACTTACGCTGACCAACTAAGCGGTGTTACAACCTATGGTGGTGCACAAGCTATGATTAGCGTAGCTGAATCAGCTCAAAAACAACTTGATAGAATCCGTTCTGATATCGGCTCTGTTCAAAACCAGATCGTAGCTACTATAAATAATATTAGCACTACGCAAGTAAACGTAAAAGCAGCTGAGAGCCAAATCCGTGATGTGGACTTCGCTAGTGAAGCAAGTAACTTTAACAAATACAACCTACTAGCACAATCAGGCAGCTACGCTCTAAGCCAAGCAAATACAATACAACAGAATGTTATGAGACTACTCCAGTAGTTTAGCGCAGGCATCATAGCTGATGTAAGCGTAAAATCATAACCTTAGGCTAGGAATTCTAGAATTCTAAAATCTAGAATTCCTAGCCTTTTTTTATTTACCTTAGGAATTCTAGAATTCCGTCATTGCGGAAATTCCGTCATTGTGAGAAGTGAGTGAAACGAACGACGAAGCAATCTCGTTCAAAATTCCCTACAAAACATTCAATGGAATTCTAGAATTCCATATAGAGATCCTCGGATCAAGCCCGAGGATGACATAGTAGAGAATTCTATATTTTAGCGGGGTTTTAGGGGCGGCAGCCCCTAAGGGTTTAGGACGTAGCCCTTATAAAATTTGCGAGCTAGGCTAGATTTATCTAGCCTAAAAGCGAGCAAAAATCTAAAATTCCTAAGGATAAATTTATAATTCCTAGAGATTGCTTCGCTTCACCCCTCAATGACGAAAATTCTAGAATTCCTAGCCTTTTTTAGACCTGAGTTTTTTTGGCTATCCACCGCAAACTGGTGGCAATACAAAAAGAGTATCGCCGTCCTTTAAAGGCGTATTTAGATCCGTTATTATTTCATCATTTAAGCTTATAGCGCAGTCTTTTAGCCAGCCTGCCAGTCTTTCATCTTTGCTTAAAGTTTCTTTAAGCTCGCTTAGATTAGCGCAGTCATACTCGCACTCGCCAAGAGCCGATAAAGGCCCCAAAAAACATACTTTTATCATATTTTTACCCCCACAGTATTATAATCTACATAATTTACAAAGGCCCCGCTTACTACCTTGATATTTGAGCGTTTGGTAAAATCTACCTGAAATGACCCACGAGTATGCCCGCTAAAAAGCACACACATACGGCTCGCAAACGCTATTATTTCATCATTTAGCTTTTGTTTGTTGCTTTTTATGATGACATGCGCGCCCTTATAGCCTTGAAGGTGAAACCACACATCATCTTTTTTAGCATTTTCTAAAAGCCAAGCATTGCCTTTTTCGTTTTTGCCCACGCTGATTTTATACTCGCCTTTGTAAAAATCCTCGCAAAAGTCGCTGTGGACGCTTTTTTTAGCTACTCTTTTTTTAGGTGCTAAAACCTCTAAATTCTCAGCTTCACTCTCAGCTAAAATCGCAGTTTTAAGCCCTAGCAAAAAGTTCTTTTTCTCATTTAGATTTTGCTCTTCAAGGCTTATGTTAGCAGCCTTTTGGCGCAGT from the Campylobacter magnus genome contains:
- a CDS encoding flagellin B, with translation MAFRINTNITALNNHNNARKTDDRLNASLTHLSSGLRINKAADDASGMTIADSLKSQANSLGQAIANGNDAIGMVQTADGAMDEQLQIIDTIRTKAIQAAQDGQSTDSRKALQADISRLMEELDNIAKTTSFNGKQLLNGNFSNQNFQIGAYSNETVQISIGATESSKIGHTRFETSQAFVYSNSGALSAQTVKLELSGIDGFPNGYKFQDITGTELATNGFKAIVDRLNGVSDTTGVRAKVTNAITFSGVIETGTIKGLEINGAKIGDLELTAGDTNAVLANAINAVKAQTGVEATVTDGKLTLTARDGRAMNIKTFSKTASVMGAITGKFSAGKSILGSLSLVREDARDIVIGIKGLSGGDQVLGAYALATKGMSTGVLNSVAQTATVTLADLNTGILTGKAAAAMGYFHAGQFSSSQYSSGTYADQLSGVTTYGGAQAMISVAESAQKQLDRIRSDIGSVQNQIVATINNISTTQVNVKAAESQIRDVDFASEASNFNKYNLLAQSGSYALSQANTIQQNVMRLLQ
- a CDS encoding MoaD/ThiS family protein: MIKVCFLGPLSALGECEYDCANLSELKETLSKDERLAGWLKDCAISLNDEIITDLNTPLKDGDTLFVLPPVCGG